Proteins encoded by one window of Arachis ipaensis cultivar K30076 chromosome B04, Araip1.1, whole genome shotgun sequence:
- the LOC107638208 gene encoding protein FLOWERING LOCUS T-like, translating into MSSSSSRARSSSLSLGHNDPLVLGRVIGDVLDPFTSSVNMRVVYGNNIQEVINCCEFRPSQIINKPRVEVGGHDLRTFYTLIMVDPDAPSPCNPNEREYLHWLVINIPETTEANFGEEIVPYESPRPTAGIHRIVFVLFRQIGRHSVHGPGWRQNFNTRDFAEFYNLGLPVSALYFICKR; encoded by the exons ATGTCCTCGTCATCATCAAGAGCAAGATCAAGTAGTTTATCATTAGGTCATAATGATCCTCTTGTTCTAGGCCGTGTAATTGGGGATGTTTTGGATCCCTTTACAAGTTCTGTCAACATGAGGGTTGTTTACGGCAATAACATTCAAGAGGTTATCAATTGCTGTGAATTCAGACCCTCCCAGATCATCAATAAACCAAGAGTTGAAGTTGGTGGACATGACCTTAGGACATTTTACACTCTG ATCATGGTGGATCCTGATGCACCTAGTCCATGTAATCCAAACGAGAGAGAATATTTGCACTG GCTGGTAATCAATATTCCCGAAACTACAGAAGCAAACTTTG GAGAAGAGATAGTGCCGTACGAAAGTCCACGACCAACAGCAGGGATTCATCGTATTGTGTTTGTGCTGTTCCGTCAGATTGGGAGACATAGCGTTCATGGTCCTGGGTGGCGTCAAAATTTCAACACTCGAGATTTTGCTGAGTTCTATAATCTTGGATTGCCAGTTTCAGCTTTGTATTTCATCTGTAAACGATGA
- the LOC110271648 gene encoding uncharacterized protein LOC110271648, producing the protein MHKLRIVWRIKGGFDLLDVGFGYFLVKFDIAADREKVILGGPWLIDGHYVAVKPWDVDFRPCEKSFGSTLVWIRVSGLPIWCYQEQAMLRIASAIGIPVKVDLATKLAEREKYARACVQINLELPVIKHIIVEGVTYEVEYESLPLICATCARYGHDKSLCMEKESLEGNGNSFGDEKNNEA; encoded by the coding sequence ATGCATAAGCTTCGGATAGTATGGCGCATCAAAGGAGGGTTTGATTTGTTGGATGTGGGGTTTGGatattttttggttaaatttgatATTGCTGCGGATCGTGAGAAAGTCATTCTTGGTGGCCCGTGGTTGATAGACGGTCACTATGTTGCAGTAAAGCCATGGGATGTGGATTTTAGGCCATGCGAAAAATCCTTTGGATCAACGCTGGTATGGATTCGAGTCTCGGGACTTCCAATTTGGTGCTACCAGGAACAAGCAATGCTGCGAATTGCTTCTGCAATAGGGATTCCGGTGAAAGTAGATTTGGCTACTAAGCTtgcagaaagagaaaaatatgCCCGAGCTTGTGTTCAAATTAATCTTGAGTTGCCTGTAATCAAACATATTATAGTGGAGGGTGTGACTTATGAAGTGGAGTATGAGAGTTTACCGTTGATTTGTGCTACTTGTGCACGATATGGGCATGATAAATCGTTGTGCATGGAGAAGGAGTCCTTGGAAGGAAACGGGAATTCCTTTGGtgatgaaaaaaataatgaagcctaa
- the LOC107638209 gene encoding protein TWIN SISTER of FT-like encodes MPRTTIMDPLAVGGVIGDVVDPFVSCVSLRIVYHNNSEVVNSLELKPSQIINQPRVDVGGDDFRTFYTLIMVDPDAPSPTNPNMREYLHWLVMNIPGTTGTSFGQEIVGYESPRPIAGIHRMVFVLYKQMRRQEVIHPPRWRNNFNTRDFAQVYNLGTPVAALYFNCQRESGWGGRRIII; translated from the exons ATGCCTAGAACAACAATAATGGACCCTCTTGCTGTTGGAGGGGTAATCGGAGATGTTGTTGATCCTTTTGTAAGTTGTGTTTCTCTGAGGATTGTATATCACAATAACTCAGAAGTTGTTAATAGTTTGGAGTTGAAGCCATCCCAAATTATCAATCAACCAAGAGTTGACGTTGGTGGTGATGATTTTAGAACTTTTTACACTCTG ATAATGGTGGACCCTGATGCACCTAGTCCTACTAATCCAAATATGAGAGAGTATTTACACTG GTTGGTAATGAATATTCCAGGGACGACAGGAACGAGCTTCG GACAAGAGATAGTTGGATACGAAAGCCCAAGACCAATAGCAGGAATACATAGGATGGTGTTTGTGTTGTACAAACAAATGAGGAGGCAAGAAGTGATACACCCTCCAAGATGGCGTAACAACTTCAACACTCGTGACTTCGCACAAGTCTACAATCTTGGAACTCCTGTTGCTGCTCTCTACTTCAATTGCCAGCGGGAGAGCGGTTGGGGTGGAAGGAGAATCATCATTTAG